One window of Kosakonia cowanii JCM 10956 = DSM 18146 genomic DNA carries:
- a CDS encoding DUF4055 domain-containing protein produces MANNDITWVRPEHRAASAAWKKIRDFCKGAEAVKEPGNNYLPLLDSTDKSMRNRKRNEDYLQRAVFYAITGNTKIGLLGLAFRKDPTFSAPEKLSYLLKNADGAGTSIYQQSQLVTENVLEVARDGLYVDYAEGSGQAIILRYLAENIINWRTKRINGRDQLVLVVLRECVEQEDGYAFKDEVQYRELALEEGRFICRVWRRSADAGSATYAVTSEYQPKPKGKDSWDEIPFTFVGAQNNDPTIDDSPLAALVEINHGHFRNSADYEDSVWFCGQVQPYMTGLDEGWRDHLEKKGVKIGSRSPLLLPREGNFGYAQAQPNMLAKEAMDSKRDYMVQLGARLIEQNAAVKTATQSSSEQTSSTSVLGICVSNVSEAYSLAIGWCAKYLGVGEQQAAYAINQEFIAKVAESGMVTAIVSAWQSGAIRDTDMIRALQKLDLINPADSPDDIIDELHNPTPTLIGGNDGNGK; encoded by the coding sequence ATGGCTAATAACGACATCACCTGGGTTCGTCCTGAGCACCGGGCGGCCAGTGCTGCCTGGAAGAAAATCAGGGACTTTTGCAAAGGGGCAGAGGCGGTAAAAGAACCGGGCAACAACTATCTGCCTTTGCTTGACTCCACAGACAAGAGCATGCGCAACCGCAAGCGCAACGAAGACTACCTGCAGCGGGCGGTCTTCTATGCGATTACTGGTAATACCAAGATAGGCCTCCTCGGGCTGGCCTTTCGAAAGGATCCGACCTTTTCCGCGCCGGAGAAACTGAGCTATCTGCTGAAAAACGCCGACGGCGCTGGCACCAGCATTTACCAGCAGTCGCAGCTGGTGACCGAGAACGTGCTGGAGGTGGCACGTGACGGGCTTTATGTCGATTACGCTGAGGGTAGTGGGCAGGCCATTATCCTGCGCTATCTGGCCGAGAACATCATCAACTGGCGCACGAAGCGCATCAACGGACGCGATCAGTTGGTGCTGGTGGTGTTGAGGGAATGTGTGGAGCAGGAGGATGGCTACGCGTTCAAGGATGAGGTCCAGTATCGCGAGCTTGCGCTTGAAGAGGGGCGGTTCATCTGCCGGGTGTGGCGCCGCAGCGCGGATGCCGGTTCCGCTACATACGCTGTTACCAGTGAATACCAGCCGAAGCCCAAAGGCAAAGACAGCTGGGACGAAATCCCGTTTACCTTCGTCGGCGCGCAGAACAACGATCCGACTATCGACGACTCACCACTCGCCGCGCTGGTGGAGATAAACCATGGTCACTTCCGGAACAGTGCTGATTACGAAGACAGCGTGTGGTTCTGCGGCCAGGTCCAGCCCTACATGACGGGACTTGATGAAGGATGGCGCGATCATCTGGAAAAGAAGGGGGTTAAAATCGGCTCCCGCTCGCCGCTGCTGCTGCCCAGAGAGGGCAACTTTGGTTATGCCCAGGCACAACCCAACATGCTGGCGAAAGAGGCTATGGACAGTAAGCGTGACTACATGGTGCAACTGGGAGCCCGGCTCATCGAGCAGAACGCGGCGGTGAAAACCGCAACGCAGTCCAGCAGCGAGCAGACATCGTCCACTTCTGTACTGGGGATCTGCGTCTCGAACGTATCGGAGGCCTATTCACTGGCCATCGGCTGGTGCGCGAAATATCTGGGCGTCGGCGAGCAGCAGGCGGCCTACGCGATCAACCAGGAGTTCATTGCTAAGGTCGCCGAGTCCGGTATGGTTACCGCCATTGTGAGCGCCTGGCAGTCCGGTGCAATCCGCGACACTGATATGATTCGTGCGCTGCAGAAGCTTGACCTCATCAACCCAGCAGACAGCCCCGACGATATCATTGACGAACTGCACAATCCCACCCCCACCCTGATTGGCGGTAACGATGGCAACGGTAAATGA
- a CDS encoding terminase large subunit domain-containing protein codes for MTGISPTLNVPQARFLAMSHKFKAYVAGFGSGKTWVGCGGICKGMWEHPKINQGYFAPTYPQIRDIFYPTVEEVAFDWGLKVQINESNKEVHFYAGRQYRGTTICRSMEKPATIVGFKIGNALVDELDVMPALKAQQAWRKIIARMRYKVAGLRNGIDVTTTPEGYKFVYQQFVKAVRDKPELATLYGLVQASTFDNEANLPDDYIPSLLASYPPELIKAYLRGHFTNLTSGTIYHQFDRRLNNCTDEEQPGEPLFIGMDFNVGKMAAIVHVKREGLPRAVRELVKVYDTPAMIKRIQEEFWRYEGGRYVASRQIYIYPDASGDSRKSNCASLTDIAQLREAGFSVIVNASNPPVKDRINSMNAMFCNALGERRYLVNVQRCPVYTESLEQQVWDKNGEPDKKADNDHPNDGGGYFIVKDYPIVKPAYSITMDTTF; via the coding sequence ATGACGGGGATATCGCCGACCCTTAACGTACCGCAGGCGCGATTTCTGGCGATGTCGCATAAATTCAAAGCCTATGTGGCAGGCTTCGGCTCCGGTAAAACATGGGTGGGCTGTGGCGGCATCTGCAAGGGGATGTGGGAACATCCCAAAATCAACCAGGGCTACTTCGCTCCGACCTATCCGCAAATCCGGGACATCTTCTATCCGACAGTGGAGGAGGTGGCGTTCGACTGGGGCCTTAAGGTCCAGATCAACGAGAGCAACAAAGAAGTCCATTTCTACGCTGGAAGGCAGTACCGCGGCACCACCATCTGCCGCTCAATGGAGAAACCGGCCACGATTGTCGGCTTTAAAATCGGCAACGCGCTGGTGGATGAGCTCGACGTGATGCCCGCCCTCAAAGCGCAGCAGGCATGGCGGAAAATCATCGCCCGTATGCGCTATAAGGTCGCTGGACTGCGTAACGGCATTGACGTTACCACCACACCAGAAGGGTATAAGTTCGTTTATCAGCAGTTCGTTAAGGCAGTGCGCGATAAGCCTGAGCTGGCAACCCTGTACGGACTTGTGCAGGCTTCCACGTTTGATAATGAAGCGAACCTGCCTGATGACTATATTCCCTCGCTGCTGGCGAGCTATCCACCAGAGCTGATAAAAGCCTACTTGCGCGGGCATTTCACTAACCTGACAAGCGGCACCATTTACCACCAGTTCGATCGCAGGCTGAACAACTGCACAGATGAAGAGCAGCCGGGCGAGCCGCTGTTTATCGGCATGGACTTCAACGTCGGTAAGATGGCAGCAATCGTTCATGTGAAGCGTGAAGGGTTGCCGCGCGCGGTGCGGGAGTTGGTGAAGGTCTATGACACTCCAGCAATGATCAAACGCATTCAGGAAGAGTTCTGGCGCTATGAGGGCGGCCGCTACGTTGCCAGCCGCCAGATCTACATATATCCGGATGCCTCCGGCGACAGCCGCAAATCCAACTGCGCCAGCCTGACCGATATTGCCCAGCTTAGAGAAGCGGGGTTCAGCGTCATTGTTAACGCTTCCAACCCGCCGGTGAAAGATCGTATCAACTCGATGAACGCCATGTTCTGTAATGCGCTGGGCGAACGGCGTTATCTGGTTAATGTCCAGCGCTGCCCGGTCTATACGGAAAGTCTTGAGCAGCAGGTATGGGATAAAAACGGCGAGCCGGACAAAAAGGCAGATAACGATCACCCCAACGATGGTGGCGGGTATTTCATTGTTAAGGATTACCCCATCGTCAAACCTGCATACTCAATCACTATGGATACCACCTTCTGA
- a CDS encoding terminase small subunit — translation MAKPDWGELQQWFLSDHAATGVSPKDWCEAQGLNYATARRHIKKPTAQIAQKTAQKKVRNAQKEIDVNALVENDGLTAQQRIFVAEYLKDRNATQAAIRAGYSAKTAEQIGYQLLQKTSVAVAIEKQQKASLMRTLASADEVLAQMWQLATFDANELSQYRRGACRYCHGFGHNYQWRDMVEFEEHRLKAIEKKGKDPVDVGGYGYDHNQEPNPACPRCNGDGIGQPYFADTRKLPPVSRLAYSGIKLGKNGVEITAISRERMYEAVMKRLDLADSEFAQQLQQIEIERRQLEVERLRKELAADPEDEVPIPVAININVADARVRKDDDGDIADP, via the coding sequence ATGGCGAAACCGGACTGGGGCGAGCTTCAGCAGTGGTTCCTGTCCGATCATGCCGCAACTGGCGTATCACCGAAGGATTGGTGTGAAGCGCAGGGACTGAACTACGCTACTGCACGTCGACACATCAAAAAACCAACTGCGCAAATTGCGCAAAAAACTGCGCAGAAAAAAGTGCGCAATGCGCAGAAAGAAATAGACGTTAATGCACTGGTGGAAAACGACGGATTGACAGCGCAGCAGCGAATCTTTGTGGCGGAATACCTGAAAGACCGCAACGCCACCCAGGCCGCCATACGTGCCGGGTACAGTGCAAAGACCGCTGAGCAAATTGGTTATCAACTCCTTCAGAAAACTTCAGTCGCCGTTGCTATTGAGAAACAGCAAAAGGCCTCCTTGATGCGAACGCTTGCCAGTGCTGATGAGGTGCTGGCGCAGATGTGGCAGCTCGCTACTTTTGACGCTAACGAGCTCTCGCAATACCGCCGTGGTGCCTGCCGCTACTGTCATGGCTTTGGCCATAACTATCAATGGCGCGATATGGTGGAGTTTGAAGAGCATCGGCTTAAAGCGATCGAGAAAAAGGGTAAAGATCCGGTAGACGTCGGCGGCTATGGCTATGACCACAACCAGGAACCTAATCCGGCATGCCCTCGCTGTAATGGTGACGGCATCGGCCAGCCGTATTTCGCTGATACCCGTAAGCTGCCGCCTGTTTCCCGTCTGGCGTATTCCGGCATCAAGCTCGGTAAGAACGGGGTTGAGATCACCGCCATTAGCCGTGAACGGATGTATGAAGCCGTGATGAAGCGGCTTGACCTGGCGGATAGCGAGTTTGCGCAACAGCTGCAGCAGATCGAAATCGAACGTCGCCAGCTGGAAGTGGAAAGACTCCGCAAAGAGCTGGCAGCAGATCCGGAAGATGAGGTACCGATACCCGTGGCTATTAACATTAACGTCGCGGATGCTCGCGTAAGGAAAGACGATGACGGGGATATCGCCGACCCTTAA
- a CDS encoding lysozyme gives MKISPDGIALIKREEGERLKAYRDTKGVLTIGVGHTGPVDGRAITPELTISKEKSTELLLADIAWVEKAINASVKVPLTQNQYHALCSLVFNIGKTAFEDSTVLKRLNAHEYLGAADAFLKWKRSGNDPDILLPRRQREREVFLT, from the coding sequence GTGAAAATCAGTCCTGACGGTATTGCACTGATTAAGCGCGAAGAAGGCGAGCGCCTGAAAGCGTATCGCGACACTAAAGGCGTTTTGACGATCGGCGTCGGTCATACCGGTCCGGTGGATGGCCGGGCCATCACTCCAGAGCTGACAATAAGCAAAGAGAAATCAACCGAGTTGCTCCTGGCTGATATCGCCTGGGTTGAGAAAGCTATTAACGCCAGCGTTAAGGTACCGCTTACCCAGAATCAGTATCACGCGCTTTGCAGCCTGGTCTTCAATATCGGCAAAACTGCCTTTGAAGATTCCACTGTACTCAAGCGGCTTAATGCCCATGAATATCTCGGCGCGGCCGATGCTTTCCTGAAGTGGAAACGCTCCGGTAACGATCCGGATATTCTCCTGCCGCGCCGCCAGCGTGAAAGAGAGGTGTTTCTGACATGA
- a CDS encoding phage holin, lambda family, which yields MKRMPDKDAGFWAGLIAWLYSHKTEWGYAGVAGMFSLLRSAYAQSSWSKRVLDAVSCSALAFFAAPTLQVVGGVLNWNVPDTAAQVFAVYIGYVGNDYISEKLRGWISRRTGDNSENQS from the coding sequence ATGAAACGTATGCCGGACAAAGACGCTGGTTTCTGGGCAGGTCTTATCGCCTGGTTATACAGCCACAAAACAGAATGGGGATATGCGGGCGTGGCGGGCATGTTTTCTTTGCTGCGCAGCGCCTATGCACAGTCCTCATGGAGTAAGCGTGTTCTTGACGCCGTATCGTGCAGCGCGCTGGCATTCTTCGCCGCGCCGACGCTTCAAGTGGTCGGTGGAGTTCTTAACTGGAACGTCCCAGATACAGCCGCTCAGGTGTTTGCGGTTTACATCGGGTATGTCGGCAATGACTACATAAGTGAGAAGCTGCGCGGGTGGATCAGCCGCAGAACGGGAGATAACAGTGAAAATCAGTCCTGA
- a CDS encoding antitermination protein — protein sequence MKLESSLKHFSPQGMNISDSVKGTSPDRLTGTDVMAAIGTTSSRARFGLAAFFGKAGISKTDEQIAVKALVRHATNVAPKNVRKAAGGEFGWCMQVLAQFAFAEYARSAASSSTCTTCSGTGFILRREDVIKHPGIFNADCVELVAAKIKNELVKHACTACGGKGIIPARCRCGGKGEVLDRVATKERGAPVFKTCERCSGNGFSSVPSTAAHKTIIRRLPDLHVRTWTRNWKPFLESLVGICQQEEAKAEKEFQNATSFNEEENKI from the coding sequence ATGAAACTTGAATCTTCACTAAAACACTTCAGCCCTCAGGGGATGAATATCAGCGACAGCGTTAAAGGCACCTCTCCTGACAGGCTGACCGGTACAGATGTAATGGCCGCGATTGGCACCACCAGCAGCCGCGCGCGCTTCGGTCTTGCTGCTTTCTTTGGAAAGGCCGGGATCAGCAAAACAGATGAGCAAATCGCAGTAAAGGCGCTGGTACGGCACGCAACTAATGTTGCGCCGAAGAATGTGCGTAAAGCAGCTGGGGGCGAATTTGGCTGGTGCATGCAGGTGTTGGCGCAGTTTGCCTTTGCTGAGTATGCCCGTTCGGCAGCCAGCAGCAGCACCTGCACCACGTGCAGCGGGACGGGCTTTATTCTCAGGCGCGAGGATGTGATCAAACACCCTGGCATCTTCAATGCTGACTGTGTGGAGCTGGTTGCCGCGAAGATTAAAAATGAGCTGGTAAAACATGCATGCACAGCCTGTGGAGGTAAGGGCATCATTCCTGCGCGTTGCCGCTGTGGCGGGAAAGGGGAAGTACTTGATCGCGTGGCAACGAAAGAGCGGGGCGCGCCGGTATTCAAAACCTGTGAGCGATGCTCCGGCAATGGCTTCTCTTCAGTACCATCTACGGCTGCGCACAAGACTATTATCCGGCGCTTGCCAGATTTGCATGTCAGGACATGGACTCGCAACTGGAAGCCATTTCTTGAGTCGCTGGTGGGGATTTGTCAGCAGGAAGAGGCCAAAGCTGAAAAAGAATTTCAGAATGCAACCAGCTTTAACGAAGAAGAGAACAAAATTTAG
- a CDS encoding recombination protein NinG, translating into MAKRLRRKCANLSCRQWFNPVREGQVVCSFECASAIGKEQTAKARDAAKQKELQRLRAEEKAGRQRRAARRKELKPIRHWVQMTQRAFNDWRREMLLTAGHGCISCGTKTAFAWHAGHYRTTAAAPQLRFNPDNIWLQCSACNVHKSGNIEAYRAALVELIGEERVLALESNNETHRYTREELDGIRAKARADLRVLKQQEAA; encoded by the coding sequence ATGGCTAAGAGACTACGTCGTAAATGCGCAAACCTGAGCTGTCGCCAGTGGTTCAACCCGGTCCGCGAAGGGCAGGTGGTTTGCAGCTTCGAGTGCGCCAGCGCCATCGGCAAAGAACAGACAGCAAAAGCCCGTGATGCCGCTAAGCAGAAGGAACTACAGCGGCTGCGCGCTGAAGAGAAGGCTGGCCGTCAGCGGCGCGCGGCACGTCGTAAGGAGCTGAAGCCGATCCGTCACTGGGTGCAGATGACTCAGCGTGCATTCAATGACTGGCGGCGCGAAATGCTGCTGACCGCCGGGCACGGATGCATCTCTTGCGGTACCAAAACCGCTTTTGCCTGGCATGCCGGGCATTACCGCACCACGGCCGCCGCACCGCAACTTCGGTTTAATCCGGACAATATATGGCTCCAGTGCTCCGCCTGCAACGTCCACAAATCAGGCAACATCGAGGCATACCGCGCCGCTCTTGTCGAACTGATCGGCGAAGAGCGCGTGCTGGCGCTCGAGTCCAACAATGAAACCCACCGATACACCCGGGAAGAACTGGACGGCATCCGCGCCAAGGCCAGGGCAGATCTTCGAGTATTGAAACAGCAGGAGGCTGCATGA
- a CDS encoding DUF1367 family protein encodes MAQLQLIKHSSNILIPATPETSDFLQSKCKLGAVLVADFKQVRNPAFHRRFFALLNLGFEYWEPTGGAISLNERRLVTGYAKYLASFGGSETALLDAAEQYLVRIADKRTGSISACKSFDAYRAWVTIESGHYDAIQLPDGTLRKHPRSIAFANMDESEFQQLYKAALDVLWRWILSRAFRDQREAENAAAQLLSFGG; translated from the coding sequence ATGGCGCAGTTACAACTCATTAAGCATTCTTCCAATATCCTGATCCCCGCCACGCCGGAGACCAGCGATTTTCTGCAATCAAAATGTAAGCTCGGCGCCGTGCTGGTGGCCGATTTCAAACAAGTCCGCAACCCGGCCTTTCACCGTCGTTTCTTCGCTTTGCTGAATCTCGGCTTCGAATACTGGGAGCCTACTGGCGGGGCGATATCCTTAAATGAACGCAGGCTGGTTACCGGCTATGCCAAATACCTGGCATCGTTCGGTGGGAGCGAAACCGCGCTTTTAGATGCTGCAGAGCAGTACCTAGTTCGTATCGCCGATAAGCGCACGGGCAGCATTAGCGCCTGCAAATCCTTCGACGCCTATCGTGCCTGGGTGACTATCGAGTCCGGGCACTATGACGCCATCCAACTGCCTGACGGAACCCTCCGGAAACATCCCCGCAGCATCGCCTTCGCCAATATGGACGAATCCGAGTTTCAGCAGCTCTACAAAGCTGCGCTCGATGTTCTGTGGCGCTGGATCCTGTCCAGGGCATTCAGAGACCAGCGCGAGGCTGAGAACGCTGCCGCACAGCTGCTGAGCTTCGGGGGCTGA
- a CDS encoding lysozyme inhibitor LprI family protein: MFSKFIFLFAIIFASSINAASFDCQKATSVSENIVCSNYELNKLDEVLGKNYQLMLRATADKETINEGRRQQVLWFKEKEKCSDAQCLRSAYIQRNDEICEFILDRTTGPFECVSTSSAIQSIQKQEYDESHSKSPDQVVQEIYARHAQQVASLGFSERELSSWLYFTVQAGAPYRKFSTLGQYLAMMYELDGFKSISKVDDGDHFGFKVKVSGQPSSGFVFHLEDDEYYLTGIIQGDEIYVAPQNIQISNLFYSYGVYALGKNGAAL; the protein is encoded by the coding sequence ATGTTTTCAAAGTTTATTTTTTTATTTGCCATTATCTTTGCTTCATCTATTAACGCTGCTTCGTTTGATTGCCAAAAAGCCACCTCTGTTTCAGAAAACATTGTCTGCTCAAATTATGAACTAAATAAACTTGATGAAGTTCTGGGAAAGAATTATCAACTCATGCTGCGAGCTACAGCTGATAAAGAAACTATCAATGAAGGTCGTAGACAGCAGGTTTTATGGTTTAAAGAAAAAGAAAAATGTTCTGATGCACAATGCTTGCGGAGTGCTTATATTCAGAGAAACGATGAAATTTGCGAGTTTATTCTTGATAGAACAACTGGGCCTTTCGAATGCGTCAGTACTTCGTCTGCAATTCAGTCAATTCAAAAGCAAGAGTACGATGAGTCACACAGCAAGAGTCCAGACCAGGTAGTACAAGAAATTTATGCCCGGCATGCACAGCAGGTTGCTTCATTAGGCTTCTCTGAAAGAGAGCTGTCTTCTTGGCTTTATTTCACAGTTCAGGCGGGCGCACCGTATCGCAAGTTTTCAACTCTTGGACAGTATCTTGCCATGATGTATGAGCTCGACGGATTTAAAAGCATCTCAAAAGTTGATGACGGTGACCATTTTGGTTTTAAGGTTAAAGTGTCTGGGCAACCTAGCTCTGGATTTGTATTCCATCTGGAAGATGATGAATATTATCTCACAGGCATAATACAGGGAGACGAAATTTACGTGGCCCCACAGAACATACAGATATCCAACCTGTTTTATAGCTACGGAGTTTATGCACTTGGCAAGAATGGAGCTGCTCTTTGA
- a CDS encoding replication protein P, whose translation MKNLAESIRNFDREQARRVAHNLPEQYTEREQMQQVAQIINGLFVQLAAAFPASLVNRSQEDVNEIRRQWVLAFKENGITSMEQVEAGMRMVRRQERPFLPSPGQFVAWCREGKGLLGVSPADVMTEFWKWRKLVFKYPTSEQYPWPQPLLYHVCLELRRRGVDRQMNEKELLSEAGHLLAHWEKRVAEGKPIPPVRRALAAPNQDRGPTPAEMLMAEYKRRQAQGRV comes from the coding sequence ATGAAAAACCTTGCCGAGAGCATTCGCAATTTTGACCGGGAACAGGCTCGCCGTGTGGCGCACAACCTACCTGAGCAGTACACCGAACGCGAACAAATGCAGCAGGTGGCGCAGATTATCAACGGGCTATTCGTACAGCTGGCAGCTGCGTTCCCGGCAAGCCTGGTTAATCGCAGCCAAGAGGATGTGAATGAGATCCGCCGTCAGTGGGTGCTGGCCTTCAAAGAAAACGGGATCACCAGCATGGAGCAGGTAGAGGCCGGCATGCGCATGGTGCGCCGTCAGGAACGCCCATTCCTGCCTTCGCCAGGGCAGTTCGTCGCCTGGTGCCGTGAGGGCAAGGGGCTGCTCGGCGTGAGTCCGGCGGATGTCATGACCGAATTTTGGAAGTGGCGGAAGCTCGTTTTCAAATACCCCACCAGTGAGCAATACCCGTGGCCACAGCCGCTGCTGTATCACGTTTGCCTAGAGCTGCGCCGCCGGGGTGTTGATCGCCAGATGAATGAGAAAGAGCTGCTCAGTGAAGCCGGGCATCTGCTGGCGCACTGGGAAAAGCGTGTTGCTGAAGGTAAGCCGATCCCGCCGGTCCGCCGTGCACTGGCAGCACCGAACCAGGACCGGGGGCCGACACCCGCAGAAATGCTGATGGCCGAGTACAAGCGCCGCCAGGCGCAGGGGAGGGTTTGA
- a CDS encoding replication protein → MSNTAEIFNFPNRTEQPGGRMADLSNGYTKVANEIQQLKPRLRMSGREWQCFEAVIWLTYGWNKKQDRVTNTVIAELTGLSDSHVSDALKSLAVRKIIFSQKQGVMKIVGINTDLSAWILDKPKTGKVFPKSGNVLLKTGKTFPETVDTQDYNKNNIKRSSSRNSDESRNQKTQKFLSRHPEAADGIYTPAGKSWGSADDLKAAHWIYDRLLTVNASLSEPNWAEWANTIRLMRVQDKRTHYDICDLFQWANRDEFWKDNILSPSSLRKQWDQLTTKRLRATGTAKSSRGGIDLHNTDWIDGVLE, encoded by the coding sequence ATGTCAAACACAGCTGAAATTTTCAATTTCCCCAACAGAACCGAACAACCGGGAGGTCGTATGGCCGACCTGTCGAACGGGTATACCAAGGTCGCTAACGAGATCCAACAGCTCAAGCCACGTCTGAGAATGTCAGGCCGGGAATGGCAGTGTTTTGAGGCGGTGATCTGGCTTACCTACGGCTGGAACAAGAAACAGGACCGCGTTACGAACACGGTGATCGCCGAGCTTACTGGGCTGAGTGATTCCCACGTTTCTGATGCGCTCAAATCGCTCGCAGTACGCAAAATTATCTTTAGTCAAAAGCAGGGCGTGATGAAAATAGTTGGTATAAATACTGACCTTTCCGCCTGGATTTTAGACAAACCGAAAACGGGAAAAGTCTTCCCGAAATCGGGAAATGTGTTACTGAAAACGGGAAAAACCTTCCCGGAAACGGTAGACACCCAAGACTATAACAAGAACAATATTAAAAGATCCTCGTCTCGGAATTCTGACGAATCCCGAAACCAGAAAACTCAAAAGTTTCTCTCACGCCATCCAGAAGCCGCCGATGGGATATACACCCCGGCCGGTAAATCATGGGGATCCGCTGATGATCTCAAGGCCGCACACTGGATTTACGACAGGCTTCTCACCGTCAACGCATCGCTATCTGAACCCAACTGGGCTGAATGGGCAAACACCATCAGGCTGATGCGTGTCCAGGACAAGCGCACGCACTACGATATCTGCGACCTGTTCCAGTGGGCCAACAGGGACGAGTTCTGGAAAGACAACATCCTGAGCCCTTCCAGTCTGCGCAAGCAGTGGGATCAGCTCACTACCAAACGGCTGCGTGCAACCGGAACGGCAAAGTCATCCCGGGGCGGCATTGACCTGCATAACACCGACTGGATTGACGGGGTGCTGGAATGA
- a CDS encoding toxin YdaT family protein, producing the protein MQTFSFQQSSRACSNPLIFPCHQTESAERDIDHRDICSAVRAWAAAEGRVAVALQIQEAAEKLQLDGVDFSGQADVWNVKLFRWLDNKEDSASYRKNVEQLVPAIMSVLPLRYRDRVVKNDSFAYRMARLEKEVSEAKQALMLDAPKKEKLKELGEGIFEMFRVDPDLTAPLLAMVTTMLGAM; encoded by the coding sequence ATGCAAACTTTTTCATTTCAACAGAGTAGCAGAGCTTGCTCTAATCCACTGATATTCCCATGTCATCAAACCGAATCGGCAGAGCGGGATATTGATCATCGAGATATTTGTTCTGCAGTCCGGGCGTGGGCAGCGGCAGAAGGGCGCGTAGCTGTTGCGCTTCAAATCCAAGAAGCGGCGGAAAAACTTCAACTTGATGGTGTGGATTTCTCAGGCCAGGCCGATGTCTGGAACGTGAAGCTGTTCCGCTGGCTCGACAACAAAGAAGACTCCGCTTCGTACCGAAAGAACGTCGAACAACTCGTGCCCGCGATCATGTCTGTCTTACCGCTTCGATACCGCGACCGTGTCGTTAAAAATGACTCGTTTGCCTACCGCATGGCCAGGTTGGAAAAGGAAGTGAGTGAGGCGAAGCAAGCTCTGATGCTCGATGCACCGAAGAAGGAAAAGCTGAAGGAGTTAGGCGAGGGGATTTTCGAAATGTTCAGAGTCGATCCTGACCTTACTGCGCCGCTGCTGGCGATGGTGACAACCATGCTGGGGGCAATGTGA
- a CDS encoding transcriptional regulator, producing the protein MNGLKKAIESAGTATNLASMLGIKPMSVSRWKNRYQGVVPADRVLQIYTATGVTPHELRPDLYPNPTDGLPKQEP; encoded by the coding sequence ATGAACGGGTTAAAAAAAGCAATAGAGTCAGCAGGTACTGCAACAAATCTCGCCAGTATGCTTGGGATTAAGCCAATGTCGGTTAGCCGATGGAAAAACCGTTACCAAGGTGTGGTTCCCGCCGATCGTGTTTTGCAAATTTATACAGCTACAGGTGTAACACCCCACGAACTACGCCCAGATCTCTACCCAAATCCCACTGATGGTTTACCTAAACAGGAGCCTTAA
- a CDS encoding helix-turn-helix domain-containing protein: MKEKNVLNPTLVDRLSELNGRGITKSDMARIAGVTPQSVNGWFKKGVISKKSALAVADAAGVSVPWLLGEDVGEKDGLKADEQRLLELYRQLPEEERENMLRIFSLRLKELDELYEKYMKGRIRPQKD, encoded by the coding sequence ATGAAAGAGAAAAACGTACTTAATCCGACACTTGTCGATCGCCTTTCCGAGCTGAATGGTCGGGGCATTACTAAATCCGATATGGCCAGGATAGCTGGGGTAACGCCACAATCAGTTAATGGCTGGTTTAAGAAAGGAGTGATTAGCAAGAAATCCGCTCTTGCTGTTGCTGACGCAGCGGGTGTTTCCGTGCCGTGGTTGCTCGGTGAGGATGTCGGCGAGAAGGATGGTCTGAAAGCTGATGAACAGCGTTTGCTGGAGCTCTATCGTCAACTGCCGGAGGAAGAACGAGAGAATATGCTACGCATCTTCTCGCTTCGCCTGAAGGAACTTGATGAGCTTTATGAAAAGTATATGAAGGGGCGTATCCGACCCCAGAAGGATTAA